Proteins from a single region of Maridesulfovibrio bastinii DSM 16055:
- a CDS encoding transporter substrate-binding domain-containing protein, with product MDFSRRFYFSIFLLISLFIFSSLSICYAQNSTQIPQKLKLTPEKKLKLTQEESEFLSKTKVLRYSSIFNLPPYNFSSGDKLSGYTVDVLHRVADILGLEFKAHFYPEAPSYNSVLDSGKADIVGALAKTPARAGKMLFVGPFVKMSGAIASRHGIPYIRNIAEIKGRTVAVMEGGYVDQILENEYPGIKIIKSKTPLDVLKKVYSGEAELSLGPYFTYKAVVEANSLPSINVYRFQSSPYFDPRPIYLAVKKGNNVLKSLLEKSLDLIGPAEIEAIKRKWTAFPEHDSPRPLNLTATEKKFLNSHKVVPVFCEDDLETFCSYNDGKYQGFSVDMLERAAANVGLNLDFKPKSKSFLNHKNLKNGVLLNVSESSSEDKGLFFTEPFSREPWGILTNEKTSELLSLKNLSGKNVAVRAKYTGLIKALEEHYPDIKIVKTSDSENAIKKLIQGDVDSVIGVEAILKYLDALKPYRKLVSTPVLWDNYLGAYKPVFGIKNQLLKSILQKGLNQISEADKNSLRLKWVSLETAPAGGPKLTAIEKDYIADNPVVRILCEKDRAPINFIGKNGPAGYSVDYFKLLAERAGFKVEFINRTKQDSSLAKISKHEVDVVVNAVSNTSWDKSAFFSSPYLDLELGLAGLKSNGVFDLEFFEGKKIGALRGEPLTGYISSLYPDIEITGFNNVGDMLAALSAGRVDAVAGYRPVLDYHIRKGGYNNLQVRVIRDKRLLKSGVGRVRMAIRKDRLILKNILQKSADTVTVQDLDILGVKWLSGNPGGRVVNSGQKVVLNNREKKFLADSKPLLFSERAWEPLSIIDENGSFSGIAADYLKLITDRTGLRFKFVPSLSWTDVLKKYDQGLIDVVPNISSADNVGREMLLSEVFLDFPLIIVGRENSAYVNDLSQLNGRKVGVGRGYAAYNYLKKNFPGIDLIQTDTVDDGLIMLSSGEVDAFVGHAAVVINKIRKLGVSDLKIIGSTNYKFMHRIGVDPRYSEAVSIINKALSSISEEDHRRIYQKWLNPSENDALDYSLIWEIGGVALILLVFFMGWNRKLFYLNSKLNSEIKRRRKMELVHRSLHKIAMAVMDVSGIDEFYKVLHFCINEFMYADNFFVVRCEDSNDIQFAYCVDEHKDFSSHGECYLELSRYIIASGEPALIDREKMCSLVRTGQVDCGESDFEVWIGVPLIRENKVLGVISVQSYDPRNELDAQDLELLIFVSRYIMIALERMSLRDQSMKQTEELADREASFRSLFDSSGDGIVLMDLDFEILNANQSALKLYGCHGLEEFKTYSAIDLSAETQASDIASIELAKKYMLEVYTTGYSEFEWVSKKVDGTIWFASISLNLVNLKQGPAVQASIRDITETRQMRKDLERSISMMSATIESTADGILVLDPMDRPSVWNRRFMELWNISADILESGSLEYLDVLARKVENPDTFLAKIEEFRERPDDDSFDEVALIDGRVLERLSRPQRIGTNVVGRVWSFRDVTAQRMSESALLESHRRLNDIIEFLPDSTLVIDREGRVMAWNKAMEEITGIPKGKMLGKGNFEYSLPFYGERRPILIDMVLQDSMNDNSYLYDHMASRGDIHYAEVYTPNAFGGKGAYLWGVARSLYNSNGEIVGSIECLRDITERRNTELDLERVSKEAEAAVRAKSEFLANMSHEIRTPMNSILGIGFLLGRTGLDNKQGDYLEKMMSSANSLLNIIDDILDFSKIEAGKMQVEKIEFRLDSVLRNVADIVAVKAEEKNLEFILYAEPDVPQHILGDPLRIGQILTNLTNNAIKFTGEGEIEIRVSLNQLSGHFAELRFMVRDTGIGLSAEEVGKLFQSFTQADTSTTRKYGGTGLGLAICKTLVELMGGAIGVESLPGMGSTFFFDVGFELPENQPALFIPGKYKGSRVAVVDDNHSILDCLRSFLESMDFRVETMSSGAELKRSLDESIETDDLFKMVILDWKVGEELGVEHAALVREKDQYKDLPVILMASAGGDSELRGASVEAGIDVVVNKPLTHSALWTVVSGLFDRKREAVERTDGISPVESMKSIRGARILLVEDSHVNQIVALDLLENAGLRVSVVDNGIKAIEAVKKTDFDLVLMDIQMPEMDGLTAVREIRKDAKNKDLPIIAMTAHAMSGDREKSLAAGMNEHLTKPINPGLLYEELLKFISPGERTDAPVFEEREKSSDNIEFPEVPGLNVESGLSNVAGSRRGYARVLKSFKEDYSGAAEAMRSCIENGDMNKAAALAHSAKGVAGNMGAELFLKAAQDLEKAIKSGSDNIYDSLAEYEKELNILIKGLQNFSDTVIRHVESADYNPVTVRRVISNLHSLLEEGNAMSVEVMEELRQRLAGKGVESELDVLSSLIDNYDFDDASRYLDDLEKTIDLENGG from the coding sequence ATGGATTTTAGCAGGCGATTTTATTTTAGTATATTTTTATTGATCTCCCTTTTTATCTTCTCGTCTTTATCCATCTGCTACGCCCAAAATTCCACACAAATACCTCAAAAGCTCAAACTGACCCCGGAGAAAAAGCTCAAACTGACCCAGGAGGAATCTGAATTTTTATCTAAAACCAAGGTGCTGAGATACAGCTCCATATTTAATCTGCCCCCGTATAATTTCTCCAGCGGTGATAAATTAAGCGGCTATACAGTTGATGTCCTCCACAGGGTTGCAGATATTCTCGGGCTGGAATTTAAAGCTCATTTCTATCCTGAAGCTCCTTCATACAACAGTGTTCTTGATTCCGGAAAAGCAGATATTGTAGGCGCTTTGGCAAAAACACCGGCAAGAGCCGGCAAAATGCTGTTCGTTGGACCTTTTGTAAAAATGAGTGGAGCCATAGCATCCAGACATGGCATACCGTATATTCGCAATATCGCTGAGATAAAGGGTCGAACCGTTGCAGTTATGGAAGGCGGTTACGTCGATCAGATTCTTGAAAATGAGTATCCGGGAATAAAAATAATAAAGAGTAAAACGCCACTTGATGTTTTGAAAAAGGTTTACAGTGGTGAAGCTGAATTGAGTCTCGGTCCATATTTTACCTACAAGGCGGTTGTAGAGGCCAATTCACTGCCTTCAATCAATGTATACCGTTTTCAGTCATCGCCATATTTTGATCCAAGACCTATATATCTGGCGGTAAAAAAAGGTAATAATGTTTTAAAATCACTGCTGGAAAAATCGCTTGATTTAATTGGTCCGGCTGAAATTGAAGCGATTAAAAGAAAGTGGACGGCTTTCCCGGAACATGATTCTCCGCGTCCCTTGAATTTGACTGCTACTGAGAAAAAATTTTTAAATTCACATAAAGTTGTTCCTGTTTTCTGTGAAGATGATCTGGAAACATTTTGCTCCTATAATGATGGAAAGTATCAGGGCTTTTCTGTGGATATGCTCGAAAGGGCCGCAGCTAATGTCGGGTTGAATCTGGATTTTAAACCAAAATCAAAGTCCTTTTTAAATCATAAAAATCTTAAAAATGGCGTTCTACTCAATGTTTCTGAAAGCAGCTCAGAAGATAAGGGTCTTTTTTTTACAGAGCCTTTTTCCCGTGAGCCATGGGGAATTTTAACAAATGAGAAAACTTCAGAACTCCTTTCCTTAAAAAATCTGTCAGGGAAAAATGTTGCTGTCCGGGCTAAATATACTGGATTGATAAAGGCTCTTGAAGAGCATTATCCGGATATTAAGATTGTCAAAACCAGTGATTCTGAAAATGCGATTAAGAAACTGATTCAAGGTGATGTTGATTCAGTTATAGGTGTTGAAGCAATTCTTAAATATCTTGATGCCTTGAAACCATATCGCAAACTGGTTTCAACCCCGGTGCTGTGGGATAATTATCTGGGAGCATACAAGCCGGTATTCGGTATAAAAAATCAGCTGTTAAAGTCTATTCTGCAGAAAGGCCTCAACCAGATTTCTGAAGCGGATAAAAACAGTCTGCGGCTGAAGTGGGTATCGCTTGAAACTGCTCCTGCGGGGGGACCGAAGCTTACTGCCATAGAAAAAGATTATATAGCTGATAATCCGGTTGTTAGAATTCTCTGTGAAAAAGACCGGGCTCCAATCAATTTTATCGGCAAAAACGGACCAGCCGGATATTCTGTTGATTATTTTAAACTTCTTGCTGAGAGAGCCGGATTTAAGGTTGAGTTTATAAACAGGACCAAGCAGGATTCAAGTCTTGCAAAAATTAGTAAACATGAAGTTGATGTTGTTGTTAACGCTGTCAGCAACACTTCGTGGGATAAATCAGCATTTTTCAGTTCACCGTATCTTGATCTTGAGCTTGGGCTTGCAGGTTTGAAATCTAACGGTGTTTTTGATCTTGAATTTTTTGAAGGTAAAAAAATCGGAGCCTTGCGTGGTGAACCTCTCACAGGATACATATCTTCACTTTATCCTGATATTGAGATTACCGGGTTCAACAATGTCGGAGACATGCTGGCGGCACTGTCTGCCGGGCGGGTGGATGCCGTTGCCGGATACCGTCCAGTTCTTGATTACCACATAAGAAAAGGTGGATATAATAATCTGCAGGTCCGGGTTATCCGGGATAAGAGGCTTCTTAAAAGCGGAGTTGGCCGTGTAAGGATGGCCATTAGAAAAGACCGGCTTATTTTAAAGAACATTTTGCAGAAATCGGCAGATACCGTAACTGTTCAGGATCTGGATATACTCGGTGTAAAATGGCTGAGCGGTAACCCCGGAGGGCGTGTAGTTAATTCCGGGCAGAAAGTTGTTTTGAACAACAGGGAAAAAAAGTTTCTTGCTGATTCCAAACCTCTTCTATTCAGTGAACGGGCCTGGGAGCCTCTTTCTATCATAGATGAAAACGGTTCCTTTAGTGGTATTGCCGCTGATTACCTGAAACTTATTACTGATCGCACCGGGTTGAGATTTAAATTTGTGCCAAGCCTGTCGTGGACTGACGTTCTGAAAAAATATGATCAGGGCCTGATTGATGTTGTTCCCAACATAAGTTCCGCTGACAATGTCGGCAGAGAAATGCTGCTTTCAGAAGTTTTTCTTGATTTTCCGCTGATTATTGTGGGCAGAGAGAACTCAGCTTATGTGAATGATCTTTCGCAGTTGAACGGCAGGAAGGTCGGAGTAGGCCGGGGGTACGCCGCCTATAATTATCTTAAAAAGAATTTCCCCGGTATTGATCTTATCCAGACAGATACTGTTGATGACGGTCTGATTATGCTTTCCAGCGGAGAGGTGGATGCTTTTGTCGGGCATGCAGCAGTTGTCATAAATAAAATCAGAAAACTCGGAGTTTCAGATTTAAAAATTATAGGTTCCACCAACTACAAATTCATGCACCGTATCGGTGTGGACCCCAGATATTCCGAAGCTGTTTCAATAATCAATAAAGCTCTGTCCTCAATCTCCGAGGAAGATCACCGTAGAATTTATCAGAAGTGGCTCAATCCCTCTGAAAACGATGCCCTTGATTACAGCCTGATATGGGAAATCGGCGGAGTGGCCTTAATTCTGCTGGTTTTCTTCATGGGATGGAACCGCAAGCTTTTTTATCTTAATTCAAAATTGAACAGCGAAATCAAGCGCAGAAGAAAAATGGAGCTGGTCCACAGGTCTCTGCATAAAATCGCCATGGCTGTTATGGACGTAAGCGGTATTGATGAGTTTTATAAAGTTCTCCATTTCTGCATCAATGAATTTATGTATGCCGATAATTTTTTTGTCGTGCGCTGCGAGGATTCAAACGATATTCAATTCGCTTACTGTGTTGATGAGCATAAAGATTTTTCAAGCCACGGTGAGTGCTACCTTGAGCTTTCAAGGTATATAATAGCTAGTGGTGAACCGGCTCTTATTGATCGTGAAAAAATGTGTAGTCTTGTCAGAACAGGACAGGTTGATTGCGGAGAGTCTGATTTTGAAGTCTGGATAGGAGTTCCGCTTATCCGTGAGAATAAGGTGCTCGGAGTCATTTCCGTTCAGAGCTATGACCCCCGCAACGAGCTTGATGCACAGGACCTTGAGTTACTGATATTTGTTTCCAGATATATAATGATCGCACTTGAAAGGATGTCTCTGAGAGATCAGAGCATGAAACAGACTGAAGAGCTTGCCGATCGTGAAGCTAGCTTCAGATCACTTTTTGATTCCTCAGGCGATGGTATTGTTCTGATGGATCTTGATTTTGAAATACTTAATGCCAACCAGTCCGCATTGAAACTATACGGTTGCCATGGTCTGGAAGAATTCAAAACTTATTCGGCAATTGATCTTTCCGCTGAAACTCAGGCTTCTGACATTGCAAGCATTGAGCTTGCAAAAAAATATATGCTGGAAGTGTATACAACCGGATACAGTGAATTCGAATGGGTTTCAAAAAAAGTCGATGGAACCATCTGGTTCGCCAGCATAAGCCTTAACCTTGTGAATTTGAAACAGGGACCGGCTGTTCAGGCTTCCATCCGTGATATTACTGAAACAAGACAGATGCGAAAGGACCTTGAGCGCAGCATTTCCATGATGTCGGCAACTATTGAATCCACTGCTGATGGAATACTCGTACTTGACCCCATGGATCGTCCCAGTGTCTGGAACAGAAGATTTATGGAGCTATGGAATATCTCGGCTGATATCCTTGAATCCGGCAGTCTTGAATATCTGGATGTACTTGCCCGTAAAGTTGAGAATCCGGATACTTTTCTGGCCAAGATTGAAGAATTCAGGGAAAGACCTGATGATGACAGCTTTGATGAAGTTGCCCTGATTGACGGCAGAGTGCTTGAACGTCTCTCCCGCCCGCAGAGGATCGGTACCAATGTCGTCGGCAGGGTCTGGAGTTTTAGGGATGTTACTGCTCAGCGAATGAGTGAATCAGCCCTTCTTGAGTCTCACCGCAGGCTGAATGATATTATTGAATTTCTTCCAGATTCTACTCTGGTTATAGATCGTGAAGGCCGGGTAATGGCCTGGAATAAAGCCATGGAGGAGATTACCGGTATTCCCAAAGGGAAGATGCTCGGAAAAGGAAATTTTGAATATTCCCTACCTTTTTACGGAGAGCGCCGCCCAATTCTTATCGACATGGTCCTTCAGGACTCTATGAATGATAATTCCTATCTTTACGATCACATGGCCAGCAGAGGGGACATCCATTATGCCGAGGTCTATACTCCGAATGCTTTCGGTGGAAAGGGGGCCTATTTATGGGGCGTTGCACGTTCTCTATATAATTCCAACGGTGAGATTGTAGGCAGTATTGAGTGTTTGAGAGATATTACCGAAAGACGCAACACTGAGCTTGATCTTGAAAGAGTCAGCAAGGAAGCCGAAGCCGCAGTGCGGGCCAAGAGTGAGTTCCTTGCTAACATGAGTCATGAAATCAGAACTCCTATGAACAGCATCCTCGGTATCGGATTTCTGCTCGGTAGAACCGGGCTTGATAATAAACAGGGTGACTATCTAGAAAAAATGATGTCCTCGGCCAACAGTCTCCTCAATATTATTGACGATATTCTGGATTTTTCAAAAATTGAAGCTGGCAAAATGCAGGTTGAAAAAATAGAATTCAGGCTGGACAGCGTATTAAGAAATGTAGCTGATATTGTGGCTGTAAAAGCTGAAGAAAAAAATCTGGAATTTATTTTATATGCTGAGCCTGATGTTCCACAGCATATTTTAGGAGACCCTTTGAGAATTGGTCAGATTCTAACCAATCTTACCAATAATGCCATAAAGTTCACCGGAGAAGGGGAAATTGAGATAAGAGTCTCCTTGAATCAGCTCTCAGGACATTTTGCGGAATTGAGGTTTATGGTCAGAGATACGGGTATAGGGCTTAGTGCGGAAGAGGTTGGAAAACTTTTTCAATCCTTCACACAGGCGGATACCTCGACCACTCGCAAATATGGTGGAACAGGGCTTGGCCTTGCTATCTGCAAAACTCTTGTGGAGCTTATGGGTGGAGCCATCGGTGTTGAAAGCCTGCCGGGAATGGGCAGCACTTTCTTTTTTGATGTCGGGTTTGAACTCCCTGAAAATCAGCCTGCTCTATTTATTCCCGGAAAATATAAAGGCTCCAGAGTTGCCGTTGTGGATGACAACCACTCCATTCTTGATTGTCTACGGTCTTTTCTTGAGTCTATGGATTTCAGGGTGGAGACAATGTCTTCCGGGGCTGAACTCAAGCGCAGCCTTGATGAATCTATTGAAACTGATGATCTGTTTAAAATGGTCATTCTCGACTGGAAAGTAGGAGAAGAGCTTGGAGTGGAGCATGCCGCTTTAGTCAGGGAGAAGGACCAGTACAAAGATCTCCCTGTCATACTTATGGCTTCGGCCGGAGGTGATTCCGAGCTGAGAGGCGCCTCGGTTGAGGCTGGAATTGATGTTGTTGTCAATAAGCCCTTAACTCATTCTGCATTATGGACAGTTGTTTCCGGTCTGTTTGACAGAAAAAGGGAAGCTGTCGAGAGAACCGATGGAATTTCTCCTGTAGAATCTATGAAAAGTATTCGTGGAGCCAGAATCCTTCTGGTCGAAGACAGCCACGTTAATCAGATTGTCGCCCTTGATCTGCTTGAAAATGCTGGATTGCGGGTAAGCGTTGTAGATAATGGAATCAAGGCCATTGAAGCCGTAAAAAAGACTGATTTTGATCTAGTGCTTATGGATATCCAGATGCCTGAAATGGACGGACTGACCGCTGTTCGGGAAATCAGGAAGGATGCTAAAAATAAGGACCTTCCGATAATAGCGATGACAGCTCACGCTATGAGCGGGGACCGGGAAAAGAGCCTCGCCGCCGGAATGAACGAGCATCTTACCAAACCTATCAATCCCGGCTTGTTGTATGAAGAGCTGCTTAAATTTATTTCTCCGGGAGAAAGGACTGATGCTCCTGTTTTTGAAGAGCGTGAGAAATCCTCTGATAATATCGAGTTTCCCGAAGTTCCGGGGCTTAATGTTGAAAGCGGCTTGAGCAATGTTGCAGGCAGCAGGCGCGGGTATGCCCGTGTCTTAAAAAGTTTTAAAGAGGATTATTCCGGAGCAGCGGAAGCAATGCGCAGCTGTATTGAAAATGGTGATATGAACAAAGCTGCGGCTCTGGCTCATTCAGCTAAAGGCGTTGCCGGAAATATGGGCGCAGAGTTATTCTTAAAGGCTGCTCAGGATCTTGAAAAAGCAATTAAGTCGGGATCGGATAATATCTATGATTCTCTTGCTGAATATGAAAAAGAATTAAATATCCTGATTAAGGGGCTTCAAAATTTCTCTGATACTGTTATAAGGCATGTGGAGTCTGCTGATTATAATCCGGTTACTGTGCGTAGAGTTATCTCAAACCTTCACTCTCTGCTGGAAGAAGGTAACGCTATGTCGGTAGAGGTTATGGAAGAGCTCAGGCAGAGGCTTGCAGGAAAAGGTGTCGAAAGTGAACTGGATGTGCTAAGTTCCTTAATAGATAATTATGATTTCGATGATGCATCAAGATACCTTGATGATCTTGAGAAGACTATTGATTTAGAAAACGGTGGATAA
- a CDS encoding GGDEF domain-containing response regulator — MTSENRAKILVVDDERMNLNILSDLLIDDYKVILAKNGTQALERAWSDNPPDIILLDVMMPEMDGYTVLHKLKEDERTKNTPVIFITALDSIEDEATGLEKGAMDYIRKPFHPPIVKARIRNHLTLVRQRHLLEGLANYDALTEIPNRRNYELSVDREWRRCQRAFLPISLAMVDVDCFKQYNDNYGHTAGDVALKKVAGIISSAINRPCDLAARYGGEEFVILLPETDAYGARYLVEDIRKKVEQLEIKHEFSPINPFLTISIGGVTLIPGVTNSAEVLIESADAMMYQAKRGGKNAVIWEDMT, encoded by the coding sequence ATGACCAGCGAAAACAGGGCAAAAATTCTTGTTGTGGACGATGAAAGGATGAATCTCAATATCCTGTCTGACCTGCTGATAGATGATTATAAGGTCATCCTTGCCAAGAACGGCACTCAGGCTCTTGAAAGAGCATGGTCTGACAACCCTCCTGATATCATCCTTCTGGACGTTATGATGCCTGAAATGGACGGGTACACCGTGCTGCATAAATTGAAGGAGGATGAACGGACCAAAAATACTCCGGTCATCTTTATTACCGCTCTTGATTCAATTGAAGACGAAGCCACCGGGCTTGAAAAAGGTGCAATGGACTATATCAGAAAGCCATTTCACCCTCCGATTGTTAAGGCAAGGATTAGAAATCACCTGACTCTTGTCCGCCAGCGTCATCTGCTGGAGGGGTTGGCAAATTATGATGCCCTTACTGAAATTCCCAATAGACGTAATTACGAACTTTCAGTGGACAGGGAATGGAGAAGGTGTCAGCGGGCATTTCTCCCTATTTCGCTTGCTATGGTCGATGTAGATTGTTTTAAGCAGTATAATGACAACTATGGCCATACTGCCGGTGATGTTGCCTTAAAGAAGGTCGCGGGCATAATAAGCTCTGCGATAAACAGGCCCTGTGACCTTGCGGCCCGCTATGGAGGGGAGGAATTTGTTATTCTTCTGCCTGAAACTGATGCCTATGGAGCAAGATATCTTGTAGAAGATATCAGAAAAAAAGTTGAACAGCTTGAAATCAAACATGAATTTTCACCTATAAATCCTTTTCTGACCATAAGTATTGGCGGCGTAACTTTAATTCCCGGAGTAACTAACAGTGCCGAGGTCCTTATAGAAAGTGCAGATGCCATGATGTATCAGGCCAAGCGCGGTGGCAAAAATGCTGTTATATGGGAAGATATGACTTAG